One window of the Hippoglossus hippoglossus isolate fHipHip1 chromosome 9, fHipHip1.pri, whole genome shotgun sequence genome contains the following:
- the LOC117767795 gene encoding multicilin, translated as MKPRHAELQTGRMWCIYQLWIKSCPLHFCSPMMDMPRDRTVFGASCHSQMTQHGRRAAVNRKDKALVPRSSSPITVYVELPCILEEAFSTIAWDDLEDCASAVRRDSNSLGSQVNESDLDDQDFGDYALDFMADSPTTLESSLSPAELVPFQGCVIPPLTPQPEFSPEESLINPFTQAANPPAQDGALWRDIAQCHSRALEQSVEVNNQLNETLYRRQEEFDSLQERNLHLRQLASRAKHLASVLEKLMTVRDPNEREPVLSCGVKPSLSPCKRQRLDEGYETESSDSVEDMLRDISTRCNAVLHSSATATSPQQESETVRMFGAFSGLQTSISKDMSVRRDGAEAEESVSSFRTSIREHSTIRTQVFPHGRAFTSRTQQGGYRFRWVPNQS; from the exons ATGAAACCGCGGCACGCAGAGCTACAAACCGGGAGAATGTGGTGTATATATCAGCTCTGGATCAAATCATGTCCCCTTCACTTCTGCAGCCCGATGATGGATATGCCAAGAGACAGAACCGTGTTTGGTGCGTCCTGCCACAGCCAAATGACCCAGCACGGGAGGAGAGCTGCAGTGAACAGAAAG GATAAAGCGCTTGTGCCAAGGAGCAGCAGTCCGATCACTGTGTACGTGGAGCTCCCCTGCATCCTTGAAGAAG CTTTTTCAACAATTGCCTGGGATGATTTGGAGGACTGCGCATCTGCAGTGAGGAGGGACAGCAATTCCCTGGGCTCTCAG GTGAATGAATCTGATCTAGATGACCAGGACTTTGGAGATTATGCGCTGGACTTCATGGCAG ATTCTCCCACCACACTGGAGAGCAGTCTGTCTCCAGCTGAACTGGTCCCATTTCAGGGATGTGTCATTCCTCCCCTCACCCCTCAGCCAGAGTTCTCTCCAGAGGAAAGTCTTATCAACCCATTCACCCAAGCTGCCAACCCACCTGCCCAGGATGGAGCTCTGTGGCGGGACATCGCCCAGTGTCACAGCAGAGCTTTGGAACAGTCTGTGGAAGTCAACAATCAG CTCAACGAGACTCTTTACAGACGACAGGAAGAGTTTGACTCTCTGCAGGAGAGAAATCTTCACCTCAGGCAACTTGCCAGTCGAGCAAAGCACTTGGCCTCAGTACTGGAA AAACTGATGACAGTCAGAGACCCAAACGAACGAGAGCCAGTTCTGTCCTGTGGTGTTAAACCTTCTCTGAGTCCCTGTAAGCGGCAGCGGCTGGATGAAGGATATGAGACCGAGTCGTCCGACTCAGTGGAGGACATGCTCAGAGACATCAGCACACGCTGCAACGCTGTCCTGCACAGCTCTGCCACTGCGACAAGCCCACAGCAGGAATCGGAGACTGTGCGCATGTTCGGTGCGTTCTCGGGCCTACAGACGTCTATATCCAAAGACATGAGCGTGAGGAGAGACGGAGCAGAGGCTGAGGAGAGTGTCTCATCCTTCAGGACTTCTATCAGAGAGCACAGCACCATAAGGACTCAGGTGTTTCCTCATGGACGAGCCTTCACCTCGAGGACTCAGCAGGGTGGATACAGATTCCGCTGGGTTCCCAACCAAAGCTGA